A single region of the Saprospiraceae bacterium genome encodes:
- a CDS encoding glycosyltransferase has product MYSIPKERTLHISDHKTLELTQKSIVIPQKIQTKKEPLVYSKPPSAALYLFIFSAWFAAIIWFQPRLLLLLDIAYNLPSKVALLLFIGFIDFAWLYGLYNIGVVVFALYVRLFPGKPLAVAEDCMDDPPAVAILYTTCNDFVEESVVSCVQQDYPNFQVYILDDSSNEQNKQQVDHFAAQYPDLVTVVRRPDRKAFKAGNMNHGLSMVATKEPYFAIADADEILPTDFISKLVPVMEADPSCGFVQANHRANPAAKSPLAQALGIGIDIHWKWYQPLRNNYGFVMFLGHGALLRRKCWEEIGGFPDIVSEDLGFAIEARERGYRGKFVENVICYEDFPDTVRSFRVRHMKWTRGTSEFLSKKMAWLLKAKNISWPEKFDILFPTLNLPLTLLYFLFMVNANLVLPYFFGTWQEITFALGGKEFVFPVMVLNNGFNVIYDWDFFVITIMTFFAPVLCFVLALFHRPWRLFKFLGHSTALYAALSPLSSLGVIAYMISGKAIFLVTGDVKQQDGTQQQKGRSWRQQWQANYQDFINKSHPDQMVVQAFEVGTGLLFLVMCVYMFQISFMGLCLAFILLPVMHHLGWTSKWVKALVFVPFLLILTGIVLATLSMVGLQAVFFGYGFHF; this is encoded by the coding sequence ATGTATTCTATACCAAAGGAAAGAACACTACATATTTCAGACCATAAGACACTGGAGCTAACGCAAAAATCCATTGTCATTCCACAAAAGATACAAACAAAAAAGGAGCCGCTTGTTTATAGCAAACCGCCGAGCGCTGCCCTGTACCTTTTTATTTTTTCAGCTTGGTTTGCTGCCATAATATGGTTTCAGCCGCGTTTGCTCCTTTTGCTAGATATCGCTTATAATCTGCCAAGCAAAGTAGCACTACTCTTATTCATCGGTTTCATTGATTTTGCCTGGTTGTATGGCTTGTACAACATTGGAGTCGTTGTATTCGCCCTTTATGTTCGTCTTTTCCCTGGCAAACCACTGGCCGTTGCAGAAGACTGCATGGATGATCCACCGGCAGTGGCCATTCTTTATACAACTTGTAACGATTTTGTGGAAGAAAGCGTAGTTTCATGTGTGCAGCAGGACTACCCCAATTTTCAGGTGTATATATTGGATGATAGTTCCAATGAGCAAAACAAACAACAGGTAGATCATTTTGCAGCGCAATACCCTGACCTGGTAACGGTTGTCAGAAGGCCAGATCGAAAGGCTTTTAAAGCCGGAAACATGAACCATGGCTTAAGTATGGTAGCGACCAAAGAGCCTTATTTTGCTATCGCGGATGCAGATGAAATACTTCCTACCGACTTTATCAGCAAGTTGGTACCGGTCATGGAGGCCGACCCCAGTTGCGGTTTTGTCCAGGCCAATCACCGCGCTAACCCTGCCGCCAAAAGTCCGCTGGCTCAAGCCTTGGGGATAGGGATAGATATCCACTGGAAATGGTACCAACCCCTTCGCAATAATTATGGGTTTGTTATGTTTTTGGGGCACGGGGCGCTCCTGCGACGCAAGTGCTGGGAGGAGATCGGCGGATTCCCCGACATCGTGAGCGAAGACCTCGGGTTCGCTATTGAAGCCAGAGAAAGAGGTTATCGAGGCAAATTTGTTGAAAATGTCATTTGTTATGAGGATTTTCCTGATACCGTGCGGTCTTTCAGGGTGCGTCATATGAAATGGACAAGAGGTACCAGCGAATTTTTATCTAAAAAAATGGCATGGCTACTAAAAGCTAAAAACATCAGCTGGCCAGAGAAATTTGATATCCTTTTCCCGACACTTAATTTACCGCTGACCTTACTTTATTTCCTTTTTATGGTAAATGCCAACCTCGTATTACCCTACTTTTTTGGCACCTGGCAGGAAATCACCTTTGCTTTGGGCGGAAAAGAGTTTGTTTTCCCAGTAATGGTCCTTAATAATGGTTTTAATGTTATTTACGATTGGGACTTTTTTGTAATCACCATTATGACCTTCTTTGCCCCTGTGCTCTGTTTTGTACTCGCCTTGTTTCATCGGCCGTGGCGGCTCTTCAAGTTTTTGGGACATAGCACCGCCCTTTATGCAGCCCTTTCACCACTTTCTTCTTTGGGTGTCATCGCTTATATGATTTCAGGGAAAGCCATCTTCCTGGTAACAGGTGATGTGAAGCAACAGGATGGGACGCAGCAACAAAAGGGGCGCAGTTGGCGGCAGCAATGGCAAGCCAATTACCAAGATTTCATAAACAAGAGTCACCCAGACCAAATGGTCGTACAAGCATTTGAAGTGGGAACAGGCCTATTGTTTTTAGTGATGTGTGTGTATATGTTCCAGATTAGCTTTATGGGCTTATGTCTGGCGTTTATTTTATTGCCAGTGATGCACCACCTCGGATGGACCAGCAAATGGGTTAAGGCATTAGTGTTTGTACCATTTTTGTTAATCCTGACTGGTATTGTTCTGGCCACTTTAAGCATGGTTGGCCTACAGGCCGTCTTTTTCGGCTACGGGTTTCATTTTTAA
- a CDS encoding tetratricopeptide repeat protein, with protein MKKVMYRWLFLSIGYLSLNTSALLAQDLAQATALSTSGQYGQAERIFQDILNQQPANAAATLAHAFNLSWMGHYKEAIESFKKALDLGANQEEATIGMAYAYAWSHKYALARSAFSQVLRKNQDNLNAKKGIAFSYLWQGNPQAALHYFDEIISRHPQQYDLFIGKGMAHLENKDNEAAETAFKRALELSPGSAEAIQLIETAQRAPNLIEMDIWGGYSWLGEKEQKLGLRGLQLSAQLAKQWRGFAKYDNSLALDILNFARRDKAAPTVAMGAVHQWNKNLISELEYGIRFLDKDQYQHLVSGGQVYFLPQGIRLKVGAYAGFGQHTNTEWMTYFSLNLPLLENLNIEPVYYFVQPPASNTSEHRIQLGAQYRPATAFEVNASGFYGTSSLNENGERPTLYGWSLTGLAPIHRLLWGQLVLRQEKGVYYDFTSVALGIKVRVDKLVR; from the coding sequence ATGAAAAAAGTTATGTACAGATGGTTATTCCTATCTATAGGATACCTATCACTAAACACCTCTGCCTTATTGGCACAAGACCTTGCTCAGGCAACGGCTCTTTCTACTTCGGGACAATATGGACAAGCGGAACGCATTTTTCAGGACATCCTGAATCAGCAGCCCGCAAACGCAGCAGCAACGCTGGCCCACGCCTTCAACCTATCTTGGATGGGGCATTACAAAGAAGCTATTGAAAGTTTTAAAAAGGCTTTAGATTTAGGTGCCAACCAAGAAGAGGCCACAATAGGTATGGCGTATGCTTATGCCTGGTCACACAAATACGCCTTGGCAAGAAGCGCCTTCTCCCAAGTATTGCGCAAAAACCAGGATAACCTCAATGCAAAAAAAGGAATCGCCTTTTCTTATTTATGGCAAGGTAATCCACAAGCTGCTCTGCACTATTTTGATGAAATCATTAGCAGGCATCCGCAACAATATGATTTGTTTATCGGAAAAGGCATGGCTCATTTAGAAAATAAAGACAATGAAGCTGCCGAAACAGCCTTTAAACGAGCGTTGGAACTATCGCCTGGCTCAGCCGAAGCCATTCAATTGATCGAAACTGCCCAAAGAGCTCCCAACCTTATAGAGATGGATATATGGGGCGGGTATTCCTGGCTGGGTGAAAAGGAGCAGAAACTAGGCCTTCGCGGTTTACAGTTGAGTGCTCAGCTGGCCAAGCAATGGCGAGGTTTCGCCAAATACGACAATTCACTGGCCCTGGACATCCTCAATTTTGCTCGCCGTGACAAAGCGGCGCCAACCGTGGCAATGGGAGCTGTTCATCAATGGAATAAAAACCTGATCAGTGAATTGGAATACGGGATTCGATTCCTGGACAAAGACCAGTACCAACACCTCGTTTCCGGAGGGCAAGTCTACTTCCTCCCACAAGGTATCCGATTAAAAGTAGGTGCTTATGCAGGTTTTGGTCAACATACAAACACAGAGTGGATGACATACTTTTCACTCAATCTCCCATTACTGGAAAACCTCAATATCGAACCCGTCTATTATTTCGTACAACCACCAGCTTCGAATACATCAGAGCATCGCATCCAGTTGGGGGCGCAATACAGGCCCGCGACGGCCTTTGAGGTCAATGCCTCTGGCTTCTATGGCACCAGTAGTTTGAATGAAAATGGCGAAAGACCAACCCTCTACGGTTGGAGTCTTACCGGTTTGGCGCCCATTCATCGACTACTCTGGGGGCAATTGGTACTCAGACAAGAGAAGGGCGTTTATTACGACTTTACCTCCGTTGCCCTGGGCATCAAGGTTCGCGTTGATAAATTAGTGCGATAA
- a CDS encoding LytTR family DNA-binding domain-containing protein, with amino-acid sequence MKVWIIEDEAAAARRLEKLVTEIDPTMEIVGQMDSIIETLNVIAKEPLPDLIFLDIHLADGSSFEIFKHTIIDKPIIFTTAYDQYAIQAFKVNAIDYLLKPIKKAELEQSIHKFKSWTNSKAFDYTQLAEILQKDKQCHRFLIKVGQRLRLIDTSDAAYFFTEDKITFVIDWKGQKYPLDQSLEKLEEILHPDQFFRINRQFIVHIKAIDEMIAYSKSRVKIHLTPSTKAETIVSTERSPYFKKWLTGEEV; translated from the coding sequence ATGAAAGTTTGGATTATTGAAGATGAAGCAGCCGCAGCAAGGCGTCTGGAAAAACTAGTCACAGAAATTGACCCGACCATGGAAATTGTCGGTCAGATGGACAGCATTATTGAAACCCTCAATGTCATTGCAAAAGAGCCATTACCCGATTTGATCTTTTTGGATATTCATTTGGCAGATGGTTCAAGCTTTGAGATTTTCAAGCATACCATCATAGATAAACCCATTATTTTCACAACGGCTTATGACCAATACGCGATCCAGGCGTTCAAAGTCAATGCCATCGATTACTTACTAAAACCGATTAAAAAAGCGGAACTGGAGCAAAGTATCCATAAGTTCAAAAGCTGGACAAATTCAAAAGCTTTCGATTATACCCAACTGGCCGAAATCCTTCAAAAGGATAAACAGTGTCATCGCTTTCTTATCAAAGTGGGGCAACGGCTCCGCTTGATTGATACCTCCGATGCCGCTTATTTTTTTACAGAAGATAAAATCACCTTCGTCATAGATTGGAAAGGGCAAAAATACCCATTGGATCAATCCCTCGAAAAACTGGAAGAAATACTCCATCCTGATCAATTTTTCCGCATCAATAGGCAGTTTATCGTGCATATTAAGGCCATAGACGAGATGATCGCCTATTCCAAATCCCGCGTAAAAATCCATTTGACACCCTCAACAAAGGCAGAAACCATTGTTAGTACCGAACGCTCACCGTACTTCAAAAAGTGGCTGACGGGGGAGGAGGTGTAA
- a CDS encoding two-component regulator propeller domain-containing protein: protein MRSHSLFTCLVVLCAAWSLCSQTPAFKQHELPEDLGGTQPNLLYQPEGDFLWLGGQNGLMRYDGFDFQTFQRMDTTGVNKVTAIFKDGAAILWVGYEDGAIFHLNQHDILMPWEPEEGLPKVAISGFAQDEAGRTWFATYGEGLYYWDGRRMYNFGTEEGLSGLDIYVLAKDNNGRMWVGTDGGISICWLEDGKKKVRTLGREEGLPDEIVRYILPDSEGNCWVGTYEQGFCQINETTMEVSFPLKNWHHGVIKSMELIEDRELWIGTESNGVWQFDLKEKRIKQLKYQALSTAKIFDLHMDGEGNMWVLSNQEGLLSTNCHFAFIQNDLENLQAIRMDGRNRLWVGVQTGLYLFESDSLGEGVFKMILPDNVLSLFEDAYGNIWVGTFGNGVILLDPNLNLHRRISEQNGLPNGSILSIDGTSNHIWLATLGGVVELDLSHNPMHYSASVIRQLDYETELGTNFIYKVFVDQKQRTWFGTDGQGISVLENGQLKRYLEADSVPIKSVYSITEDAQGHIWFSTVRNGVYGFDGQNFRHLGYKEGLRDLNISGLVTDKNGKILILHPRGIDHFDPTTNHLIYFGREAGVEHINPNLNTYSFDNRGDIWIGTDKGIIRYAALSNDLSIHPANILKSVSVNFKALQKGALPRLKYNENNLAFEYVGLWYTDPGSVRYRYKLEGYNHDWIISKDNQTVYPNLPHGDYTFMVSSTENGRFHNEPIIQYAFHISPPIWLQTWFIILFILLFVGLIYLFIRTREKRMQREASLVKEKLESQFETLKSQINPHFLFNNFNTLITIIEENPSLAVEYVEKLADFYRSILQYREKELIPLEEELKMVEDYTFLLKKRFGNNLHVAIEKGEQGSYIVPLTLQMLLENAVKHNIISKQQPLEIAIYPENGSYITIRNHLQRKIVAEPSTGFGLDSIIKRYSLLTAKKVLIGEAGNEFKVSIPIMNNSKL, encoded by the coding sequence GTGAGAAGCCATTCCTTATTTACCTGCTTGGTCGTCTTATGTGCGGCCTGGTCACTCTGTAGCCAGACGCCTGCTTTCAAGCAACACGAACTACCGGAGGACTTAGGTGGCACCCAGCCTAACCTCTTGTACCAACCCGAAGGAGACTTTCTGTGGCTAGGGGGGCAAAATGGCTTAATGCGATACGATGGTTTTGATTTTCAGACCTTTCAGCGCATGGATACCACGGGGGTGAATAAGGTAACCGCGATCTTTAAAGATGGGGCGGCCATTTTATGGGTTGGATATGAAGACGGCGCCATTTTCCATTTAAATCAGCATGATATATTAATGCCTTGGGAGCCAGAAGAAGGTTTGCCTAAGGTAGCGATTAGCGGCTTTGCCCAAGATGAAGCCGGGCGTACCTGGTTTGCCACCTACGGAGAGGGGCTATACTATTGGGATGGCCGGAGGATGTACAACTTTGGTACAGAAGAAGGCCTGTCGGGATTGGACATCTACGTGCTGGCGAAAGATAATAACGGACGGATGTGGGTAGGTACAGATGGAGGCATTAGTATCTGCTGGCTGGAAGATGGCAAAAAGAAGGTAAGAACATTGGGTAGAGAAGAGGGTCTACCCGACGAAATTGTACGGTATATCTTACCAGATTCGGAAGGAAATTGCTGGGTGGGAACCTATGAGCAGGGCTTTTGCCAAATCAATGAAACCACGATGGAGGTCAGCTTCCCATTGAAAAACTGGCACCACGGCGTCATTAAGTCGATGGAATTAATTGAAGATCGGGAATTGTGGATAGGAACAGAAAGCAATGGTGTCTGGCAATTTGATTTGAAAGAAAAGCGTATCAAGCAGCTGAAATACCAGGCGCTTTCTACCGCCAAAATATTCGATTTGCATATGGACGGGGAAGGGAATATGTGGGTATTGAGCAATCAGGAGGGATTGTTGTCAACCAATTGCCATTTTGCTTTTATCCAAAATGATTTAGAAAATTTACAGGCCATTAGAATGGATGGACGGAATCGATTGTGGGTAGGCGTGCAAACGGGGCTTTATCTATTTGAGTCGGATAGTTTGGGCGAAGGCGTATTCAAAATGATCTTGCCTGATAATGTATTGAGTCTGTTTGAAGACGCTTATGGCAATATTTGGGTAGGCACTTTTGGAAACGGCGTCATTTTGCTTGATCCCAATTTGAACCTACATCGACGAATAAGTGAGCAAAACGGCCTGCCCAATGGAAGTATCCTTTCTATCGATGGAACCTCAAATCATATCTGGTTGGCGACCCTTGGCGGCGTAGTAGAATTGGACCTTAGCCACAACCCGATGCATTACTCGGCTTCAGTTATCCGGCAATTGGACTATGAAACCGAACTAGGAACTAATTTTATCTATAAAGTATTTGTCGATCAAAAACAAAGAACGTGGTTTGGAACCGATGGACAAGGCATTAGCGTACTTGAAAATGGTCAGTTAAAACGTTACCTGGAAGCAGATAGTGTCCCCATCAAATCGGTCTATTCTATCACGGAAGATGCGCAAGGTCATATTTGGTTTAGTACTGTTCGAAATGGCGTTTATGGTTTTGATGGGCAAAACTTCAGGCACCTTGGATATAAAGAAGGGCTCCGCGACTTAAACATTAGCGGGTTGGTCACTGACAAAAATGGAAAAATATTGATTTTACATCCCAGGGGCATCGACCATTTTGATCCGACCACCAACCATTTGATTTATTTTGGGAGAGAAGCAGGGGTAGAACATATCAACCCCAATTTGAATACCTATAGCTTTGATAATCGCGGTGATATTTGGATAGGCACCGATAAAGGAATCATTCGGTATGCAGCCTTATCCAACGACTTGAGTATCCATCCGGCCAATATCCTAAAAAGTGTTTCGGTAAATTTTAAAGCTTTACAAAAAGGAGCGCTGCCTCGTCTAAAGTACAACGAAAATAATTTAGCTTTTGAATACGTTGGTTTGTGGTATACGGATCCGGGATCCGTTCGTTATCGCTACAAATTGGAGGGCTATAACCACGACTGGATTATCTCAAAGGATAACCAAACTGTCTATCCCAACTTGCCGCATGGCGATTATACCTTTATGGTTTCCTCCACCGAAAATGGCCGCTTTCACAATGAACCCATTATTCAGTATGCCTTTCATATCAGTCCGCCAATATGGCTACAAACCTGGTTTATCATCTTATTTATCCTACTCTTTGTGGGGCTAATCTATTTATTTATCCGGACCCGAGAAAAACGGATGCAAAGGGAAGCTTCGTTGGTTAAAGAAAAACTAGAAAGCCAATTTGAAACACTGAAGAGTCAGATCAATCCCCATTTTCTATTTAATAATTTCAATACCTTAATCACGATTATTGAAGAAAACCCTTCTTTGGCCGTAGAATATGTAGAGAAATTAGCTGATTTTTATCGTAGCATTTTGCAATACAGAGAAAAAGAACTTATTCCATTAGAAGAGGAATTGAAGATGGTAGAAGACTACACCTTTCTATTGAAAAAGCGCTTCGGCAACAACCTGCATGTAGCCATAGAGAAAGGAGAACAAGGATCATATATCGTTCCACTTACCTTGCAAATGTTATTAGAAAATGCTGTAAAGCACAATATTATTAGCAAACAACAACCACTTGAGATTGCGATTTACCCTGAAAATGGTAGTTATATTACGATTCGCAATCACCTGCAAAGGAAGATCGTAGCAGAACCATCAACGGGCTTCGGTTTAGATAGTATCATCAAAAGATATAGCTTGCTGACCGCCAAAAAGGTATTGATTGGAGAAGCTGGTAATGAATTTAAAGTGAGTATTCCCATCATGAACAATAGCAAATTATGA
- a CDS encoding YceI family protein, which translates to MKVNFILCFVFLLQVFHITAQVRFVTSEGSIHFKSDAPLELIEANSETLRGIIDVIQNAFAFSVDMHSFQGFNSPLQKEHFNENYLETKKYTKATFSGKIIESIDWNTNGTYEVRTKGKLNIHGIEQERIIKASITIVNGKLSLKSAFTVLLNEHEITIPKIMFQKIAEEIAVTIEADLEKQSS; encoded by the coding sequence ATGAAAGTAAATTTCATATTGTGTTTCGTCTTTCTACTCCAAGTATTCCATATCACTGCACAGGTCCGCTTTGTGACCAGTGAAGGTTCCATTCATTTTAAGTCAGATGCCCCATTAGAACTTATAGAGGCTAATTCCGAGACGTTAAGAGGAATCATTGATGTAATACAAAATGCTTTTGCCTTTTCGGTTGACATGCATTCTTTTCAAGGGTTTAATAGTCCCTTGCAAAAAGAGCACTTTAATGAAAACTACCTAGAAACAAAAAAGTATACCAAGGCCACTTTTAGTGGTAAGATTATAGAATCAATTGACTGGAATACCAATGGTACTTATGAAGTACGCACCAAAGGGAAATTGAATATCCATGGTATAGAACAAGAGCGAATCATAAAAGCCTCCATAACCATTGTGAATGGAAAACTAAGTTTAAAATCCGCCTTTACCGTATTATTAAATGAACATGAGATAACCATTCCGAAAATAATGTTTCAAAAAATTGCGGAGGAAATAGCCGTAACGATTGAAGCAGATCTAGAAAAGCAATCATCGTGA
- a CDS encoding proline racemase family protein — protein MNWQKLSSPFLVPAHWSRIRTIDMHTCGEPLRVIVAGFPTLKGDNVLAYRADARDNYDHLRRALMHEPRGHADMYGCILVPPNDEGADFGILFMHNEGYSTMCGHAIIGISSLAVQMGWVTVTEPETCLKIDAPCGRITSFVRVEKGEVQQVRFHCVPSFVVGLDLTVVVPGMGEIKYDLAYGGAFYAYVQADQLGLDLLPAHYSRIVHDGMAIKRAVIASNPGILHPFEEALSFLYGTIFIGGPVSAGVDSRNVCVFAEGEVDRSPTGSGVSGRMPIHYARKEIGIGDTLKIESILGSVFTGSVVEVVDYGPFEAVIPQVEGTAHVTGQHEFLIDPADELGMGFFLR, from the coding sequence ATGAATTGGCAAAAACTGTCTTCCCCTTTCCTTGTTCCCGCACATTGGTCTAGGATCCGAACCATTGATATGCATACTTGCGGTGAACCGCTTCGAGTCATTGTTGCCGGATTTCCTACCTTAAAAGGAGACAATGTATTGGCTTATCGGGCAGATGCCCGCGACAACTACGACCACCTGCGTCGAGCCTTGATGCATGAGCCGCGAGGGCATGCTGATATGTATGGCTGTATCTTGGTACCACCAAATGATGAAGGAGCCGATTTTGGTATCCTGTTTATGCACAATGAAGGGTATAGCACCATGTGTGGTCATGCGATTATTGGCATTTCCAGTTTGGCTGTTCAAATGGGCTGGGTGACGGTTACCGAGCCGGAAACGTGCCTGAAAATTGATGCCCCCTGTGGGCGAATCACATCGTTTGTCCGGGTGGAAAAAGGAGAAGTGCAGCAGGTGAGGTTTCATTGTGTGCCCTCTTTTGTGGTCGGGCTCGATTTAACGGTAGTGGTACCTGGCATGGGCGAAATCAAATACGACCTGGCATATGGTGGTGCCTTTTATGCATATGTACAGGCAGATCAACTGGGCCTAGATTTGCTGCCGGCCCATTATAGTCGAATTGTACATGATGGCATGGCGATCAAACGAGCCGTCATAGCAAGCAATCCAGGCATTCTTCATCCATTTGAAGAAGCCTTGAGTTTTTTATATGGTACTATTTTTATTGGTGGGCCAGTTTCTGCGGGAGTAGATAGCCGAAACGTATGCGTTTTTGCGGAAGGAGAAGTCGATCGCAGTCCAACCGGTTCAGGTGTATCAGGCCGAATGCCAATTCACTATGCCCGCAAAGAAATTGGTATAGGAGACACCTTAAAGATAGAAAGTATTCTGGGTAGTGTTTTCACGGGTTCAGTGGTAGAAGTGGTAGATTATGGCCCATTTGAGGCGGTTATTCCACAAGTGGAAGGGACGGCCCATGTGACGGGGCAGCACGAATTTTTGATTGATCCGGCGGATGAGTTGGGGATGGGTTTTTTCTTGCGTTGA
- a CDS encoding hemolysin family protein, whose product MILSLILLFLLFSALFSGSEIAFISANKLRVELRKKKGAARGTILANFYEKPAHFLSTMLVGNNIALVGFTILMGGILDPIFENRLGMQEQELLILLFDTIIITIIVLIFGEFLPKTLFSLYADQVLYFLALPLKFIEVTLRPLTWVMTGASNRFLSVFFKSSITPVETAFTRLDLENFINNTLTDAEEEIDKALFGKALNFKEIKVRDCMVPRTEIENIDVTASLEELEQLFKETKLSRLLVTDGDIDNVLGYVHHQQLFQTPEELKKLVLDIAFVPEVMRVTDLMNNFIRKRTSIACVVDEYGVVSGIITLEDILEEIFGEIEDEHDQGEYVESQISENEYIFSGRLEISYLNEKFGLNFPEGDYQTLSGYLVTTMESIPEKDAEIELEGYHFKLELVSNTKIETVRVTRLSEAP is encoded by the coding sequence ATGATATTGTCCTTGATCTTGCTGTTCCTGCTATTCTCTGCCCTGTTTTCAGGTTCAGAAATTGCCTTTATTTCGGCAAACAAACTCCGCGTAGAGCTACGAAAAAAGAAAGGTGCGGCCCGGGGAACCATTCTGGCCAATTTTTATGAAAAACCAGCTCATTTTCTCAGCACCATGTTGGTTGGCAATAATATTGCACTCGTCGGTTTTACCATTTTAATGGGAGGAATCCTTGATCCTATCTTTGAAAACCGATTAGGTATGCAGGAGCAGGAATTACTCATCTTGTTATTTGATACCATCATTATTACCATTATCGTCTTAATTTTTGGCGAATTTTTACCAAAGACGCTATTTAGCTTGTATGCCGATCAAGTTTTGTACTTCTTAGCCCTCCCCTTGAAATTTATTGAAGTCACGCTTCGGCCCCTTACATGGGTCATGACGGGAGCCTCCAATCGCTTTTTAAGTGTGTTTTTTAAGTCTTCTATCACGCCCGTAGAAACGGCTTTTACAAGACTTGATTTAGAAAATTTCATCAATAATACCCTAACCGATGCAGAGGAAGAAATTGACAAAGCGTTATTCGGTAAGGCCCTGAATTTCAAAGAAATAAAGGTAAGAGACTGTATGGTACCGAGAACGGAAATTGAAAACATTGATGTTACGGCCAGCCTGGAGGAACTAGAACAACTATTCAAAGAGACAAAATTGTCCCGACTGCTTGTCACGGACGGAGACATCGACAATGTCCTGGGTTATGTCCATCATCAACAACTGTTTCAAACACCGGAGGAACTCAAGAAACTAGTATTGGATATTGCTTTTGTACCAGAAGTCATGCGTGTGACGGATTTAATGAACAATTTCATAAGAAAGCGAACGAGTATTGCCTGTGTCGTGGATGAGTATGGCGTCGTCTCAGGGATTATTACGTTGGAGGATATCCTCGAAGAGATATTTGGTGAAATAGAAGATGAACACGATCAGGGAGAGTACGTAGAAAGTCAAATCAGTGAAAATGAATATATATTTTCTGGTCGACTAGAGATCAGTTACCTCAACGAAAAATTTGGTCTCAATTTTCCGGAAGGTGATTACCAAACCTTGTCGGGCTACCTGGTTACTACCATGGAAAGCATTCCAGAGAAAGATGCTGAAATTGAGTTGGAAGGATATCATTTCAAATTGGAATTGGTTAGCAACACAAAAATCGAAACAGTGCGGGTGACTCGGCTATCGGAAGCACCCTAA
- the lptC gene encoding LPS export ABC transporter periplasmic protein LptC encodes MWKMVVLLGFGVLLMACENDMAEVAALNEKLNTQVERAEEVEILYSDSASVKVKVVGPTMLYYLDRKDPKQEFPDGIKVDFYDPLQQLSSVLTAKYAIRLEQKQQMIVRDSVVWKSVDNEKLETEELIWDEQKKKLLSNKFVVITRPEEIIYGHGFEANQDFSNARINAVEGRIAVDPLTGDTQEGKSPPPQKPLKREE; translated from the coding sequence ATGTGGAAAATGGTCGTCTTACTTGGCTTTGGGGTGTTGCTAATGGCCTGTGAAAATGACATGGCTGAAGTAGCCGCTTTAAATGAAAAATTAAATACACAAGTCGAACGAGCAGAGGAGGTAGAGATATTATATAGCGATTCGGCAAGTGTGAAGGTCAAAGTCGTAGGACCTACCATGTTGTATTACCTCGATCGCAAGGACCCCAAGCAAGAGTTTCCAGATGGTATAAAAGTTGATTTTTATGATCCCTTACAGCAGTTGTCGAGTGTTTTGACAGCCAAATACGCCATTCGACTGGAGCAAAAGCAACAAATGATAGTAAGGGATAGTGTGGTATGGAAAAGTGTAGATAATGAAAAATTGGAGACCGAGGAATTAATCTGGGATGAGCAAAAAAAGAAGTTATTGTCCAATAAGTTTGTCGTCATTACCCGACCGGAAGAAATCATATATGGTCATGGGTTTGAAGCCAATCAAGACTTTTCCAATGCTCGCATCAATGCGGTGGAGGGTCGCATTGCGGTTGACCCCTTAACGGGCGATACCCAGGAAGGCAAATCACCCCCGCCTCAAAAGCCATTAAAAAGAGAAGAATAA